A single Antechinus flavipes isolate AdamAnt ecotype Samford, QLD, Australia chromosome 5, AdamAnt_v2, whole genome shotgun sequence DNA region contains:
- the LOC127538280 gene encoding protein chibby homolog 1 isoform X1: MPLFGNKFSPKKTPPRKSASLSNLHSLDRSTREVELGLDYGAPTLNLAGQSLKFENGQWIAESGACGGADRRETQRLRKRNKQLEEENNLLRVKVEILLDMLAETTAESHLMEKELDELKSISQRRK, encoded by the exons ATGCCTCTTTTCGGGAATAAGTTCAGTCCCAAGAAGACGCCTCCTCGGAAGTCAGCCTCTCTCTCCAATCTACATTCT TTGGACCGATCCACTCGGGAGGTCGAGCTGGGACTGGACTATGGAGCACCAACCTTGAACCTGGCTGGGCAGAGCCTCAAGTTTGAGAATGGCCAGTGGATAGCAG AGTCAGGTGCCTGTGGAGGCGCGGATCGCAGGGAGACCCAGCGACTGCGCAAGAGGAATAAGCAGCTGGAAGAGGAGAACAATCTCCTGCGAGTCAAAGTGGAGATCCTGCTGGACATG CTCGCCGAGACCACGGCCGAGTCCCATCTCATGGAGAAGGAACTAGATGAACTGAAGAGCATTAGCCAGAGGAGGAAGTGA
- the LOC127538280 gene encoding protein chibby homolog 1 isoform X2: MPLFGNKFSPKKTPPRKSASLSNLHSLDRSTREVELGLDYGAPTLNLAGQSLKFENGQWIAGACGGADRRETQRLRKRNKQLEEENNLLRVKVEILLDMLAETTAESHLMEKELDELKSISQRRK, encoded by the exons ATGCCTCTTTTCGGGAATAAGTTCAGTCCCAAGAAGACGCCTCCTCGGAAGTCAGCCTCTCTCTCCAATCTACATTCT TTGGACCGATCCACTCGGGAGGTCGAGCTGGGACTGGACTATGGAGCACCAACCTTGAACCTGGCTGGGCAGAGCCTCAAGTTTGAGAATGGCCAGTGGATAGCAG GTGCCTGTGGAGGCGCGGATCGCAGGGAGACCCAGCGACTGCGCAAGAGGAATAAGCAGCTGGAAGAGGAGAACAATCTCCTGCGAGTCAAAGTGGAGATCCTGCTGGACATG CTCGCCGAGACCACGGCCGAGTCCCATCTCATGGAGAAGGAACTAGATGAACTGAAGAGCATTAGCCAGAGGAGGAAGTGA